Proteins encoded together in one Pantoea sp. CCBC3-3-1 window:
- a CDS encoding SIS domain-containing protein → MIQQKLNGNEIVLLARTLAPSLGKKERAIARFIENNPDTLAKTCITDMSKFLKVSVSSITKVAKKLGFTGFHELKSHMAIVVDRDDDYFQSFPEQSGSSRAIVEESFLSAILALQDSLATVNMETFNQVVELIANGQGQRKIILAGCGGSGAICDDFHHKLLKIGIFANVYHDSHLQQMAASLMQPEDILLGVSHSGKTTDIINMMKTAKDNQAKTICLTNYLNSPLSRMADYALVSAVRNNPITGENASTRIVHLTILDALFTVVAHKRSQLSQSNLQKTRNSILTKRASD, encoded by the coding sequence ATGATTCAGCAAAAACTCAATGGTAATGAAATTGTGCTTCTGGCACGAACGTTAGCGCCCTCTTTAGGTAAAAAAGAACGAGCTATCGCGCGCTTTATTGAGAATAATCCGGATACGCTGGCAAAGACCTGTATAACCGACATGTCGAAGTTCTTAAAAGTTAGCGTTTCCAGTATTACTAAAGTCGCCAAGAAATTAGGCTTTACCGGTTTTCATGAGTTGAAAAGCCATATGGCTATTGTTGTCGATCGCGACGACGACTACTTTCAGTCCTTCCCTGAACAGAGCGGCAGCTCCCGGGCGATTGTTGAAGAGTCTTTTCTCAGCGCTATCCTTGCGCTTCAGGATTCGCTGGCGACGGTCAATATGGAGACTTTTAATCAGGTCGTTGAATTAATAGCCAACGGACAGGGGCAACGAAAAATTATTCTTGCAGGCTGTGGAGGGTCGGGGGCAATTTGTGACGACTTCCATCATAAATTATTGAAGATTGGAATTTTTGCTAACGTTTATCACGATTCCCATTTGCAGCAAATGGCGGCTTCGTTAATGCAGCCAGAAGATATACTGTTAGGCGTTTCGCATTCCGGGAAAACCACCGACATTATTAATATGATGAAAACGGCAAAAGACAATCAGGCAAAAACGATTTGCCTGACCAATTATCTTAACAGCCCGCTAAGCCGCATGGCAGATTACGCGCTGGTTTCCGCCGTACGTAATAACCCTATTACCGGTGAAAATGCATCAACCCGTATCGTGCATTTAACTATCCTCGATGCATTATTCACGGTTGTCGCCCATAAGCGTAGTCAGTTAAGCCAGTCGAATCTGCAAAAAACACGAAATTCTATTTTAACCAAAAGAGCGTCTGATTAA